DNA from Kitasatospora acidiphila:
CATCAAGGCCGCCCAGGTGATCGCCATCGGTGCCGCCCAGGGCTTCTCCTGGACCATCACCATCGACGCCGGCAGCGACGACGGCGTGCAGCGCGACATGACGGTGATCAACGGCGAGGGCCTGGTCGGCCGGGTCACCACGGTGGCCCGCACCACCGCCACCGTGCTGCTCGCCACCGACCCCGGCTTCACCGCCGGCACCCGGATGGAGGGCAGCGGCGAGATCGGCTTCGCGGCCGGCCAGGGCGCCAGCCCCATGAAGGTCGAACTGCTCAACGGCAAGGCCCAGGTCAAGCCGGGCGACCGGCTGGTCACCTTCGGCTCGCAGAGCGGCCGCCCGTTCGTGCCCGGGGTGCCGGTCGGCAAGGTGCTGCAGGTGCAGGCCACCCCCGACGCGCTCACCAAGACCGTGCTGGTCCAGCCGTTCGTCTCGTTCACCCGGCTGGACCTGGTCGGCGTGGTGGTGGTCCCGCCGCGCACCGACCCGCGTGACTCGGTGCTGCCGCCGGTGCCCAGCAACACCCCGAGCCCGGCGGCCCAGGCCCAGCCACCGGCCGGTTCCGCCTCGCCGGCCGCGCCCG
Protein-coding regions in this window:
- the mreC gene encoding rod shape-determining protein MreC, which codes for MRDTRESRLLLILLVAVAFALITVDIKGGESSPLNGARKTAAGLLGPAERGAAGAVDPIARTIRAIRDSGTMQQRLDQIGNENTELRQRLASSDMAAGRTKQLDDLLRTAGTGGYTIKAAQVIAIGAAQGFSWTITIDAGSDDGVQRDMTVINGEGLVGRVTTVARTTATVLLATDPGFTAGTRMEGSGEIGFAAGQGASPMKVELLNGKAQVKPGDRLVTFGSQSGRPFVPGVPVGKVLQVQATPDALTKTVLVQPFVSFTRLDLVGVVVVPPRTDPRDSVLPPVPSNTPSPAAQAQPPAGSASPAAPASPAGSASPAQPSSVPGGN